One Manihot esculenta cultivar AM560-2 chromosome 18, M.esculenta_v8, whole genome shotgun sequence genomic window carries:
- the LOC110606128 gene encoding protein NUCLEAR FUSION DEFECTIVE 4 — translation MTSPRARQWLSLVGIIWLQSVNGTNTNFPAYSSQLKQLLSISQLQLNNLAFASDAGKIFGFFSGIAAFYLPLWLVLLIGSTLGLIGYGVQYLFLTSYISSLSYTHIFLLTVVAGNSICWINTVCYVVAIRNFPFHRQLAVGLSTSYQGLSAKIYTVLVDALFFSFPDKRAKAYLLLNSILPFLVSVLAAPVVRDVVDIGNSKNMKSGFMVMFIITIVTGIFAVITSLKSMASGLPPLGNAIGVVGFLLAPLVIPLAVKIREVLAAKWMLNREAKVHTFTVEENDDAGRMESGVKEDDTREAIEVGVKEEIGVKLMLTRLNFWLYFFVYLCGATLGIVYLNNLGQIAESRGCSGTSSLVSLSSSFGFFGRLIPSLVDYFFPRRKHLISRPTCIAALMTPMAGAFFFLLNKSNISLYISTAIIGICTGAITCISVSTTTELFGSKNFSINHNLVVANIPIGSFIFGYFSALVYHKEGNEDGNCMGMQCYRSTFIIWGSLCFLGSTLALILYARMRKFYSKVNH, via the exons ATGACTTCTCCTAGAGCTCGCCAATGGCTAAGCCTTGTGGGTATCATATGGCTACAATCAGTAAATGGAACAAACACAAATTTTCCTGCATATTCATCCCAACTCAAACAGCTTCTCTCCATCTCTCAATTACAGCTTAACAATCTTGCTTTTGCCTCAGATGCTGGGAAAATTTTCGGTTTCTTTTCAGGCATTGCTGCTTTTTATCTTCCCTTATGGCTTGTTCTCTTGATCGGTTCTACTCTTGGTTTGATCGGTTATGGAGTTCAATATCTCTTCTTAACAAGTTATATTTCTTCTCTTTCCTATACCCATATCTTCTTACTCACTGTTGTAGCAGGAAACAGCATCTGTTGGATCAACACAGTTTGCTATGTAGTTGCCATTCGCAATTTCCCATTTCATCGGCAGCTCGCCGTGGGATTATCCACCAGCTATCAAGGATTAAGTGCTAAGATATATACAGTACTCGTTGATGCTTTGTTCTTTTCTTTCCCTGACAAAAGAGCTAAAGCCTATCTTCTTCTTAACTCCATCTTACCATTTCTGGTTAGTGTTTTAGCTGCACCAGTAGTCAGAGATGTTGTTGATATTGGAAATAGCAAGAACATGAAAAGTGGGTTCATGGTAATGTTTATTATAACAATAGTCACTGGAATTTTTGCTGTGATCACGAGTTTGAAGTCCATGGCAAGTGGGTTGCCACCTTTGGGTAATGCAATTGGTGTTGTGGGATTTCTCTTGGCTCCCCTTGTAATCCCTTTGGCAGTGAAGATCAGAGAAGTTTTAGCAGCAAAATGGATGTTAAACAGAGAAGCAAAGGTGCATACTTTTACTGTAGAAGAGAATGATGATGCAGGAAGAATGGAGAGTGGGGTGAAAGAAGATGACACAAGGGAAGCCATTGAAGTCGGTgtgaaggaagaaattggagtgAAATTAATGTTAACGAGGTTGAATTTTTGGTTATATTTCTTTGTATATTTATGTGGTGCGACACTTGGGattgtgtatttgaacaaccttgGACAAATAGCCGAGTCTCGTGGATGTTCAGGAACTTCTTCTCTGGTTTCTTTGTCTTCCTCATTTGGCTTCTTTGGTCGTCTCATTCCATCTCTGGTGGACTACTTCTTCCCAAG GAGGAAGCACTTGATTTCAAGACCAACTTGTATAGCTGCACTAATGACTCCAATGGCTGgagctttcttctttcttctaaaCAAATCCAACATCTCTCTCTACATCAGCACAGCTATTATTGGTATCTGTACAGGAGCAATTACTTGTATTTCAGTATCAACAACAACTGAGCTATTTGGGAGCAAGAATTTCAGCATCAACCATAATCTTGTGGTTGCTAATATCCCAATTGGTTCCTTCATTTTTGGCTATTTTTCTGCTCTTGTTTATCACAAGGAAGGTAATGAAGATGGAAATTGCATGGGGATGCAATGCTATAGAAGCACTTTCATTATCTGGGGTTCACTTTGTTTTCTTGGCTCTACCTTGGCTTTAATTCTATATGCTCGGATGCGAAAGTTCTACTCGAAAGTAAATCATTGA